The nucleotide sequence CCGTACGCAGCCGTGTGCTCACCGGTCCTCCCCGGAGTAGAACACCCAGCGGCGCGAGGTGCCGAAGAACAGTGCCGTGACGATCGCGATGACGAGCAGCAGCAGCCAGGCCATCGCCGAGGCGTAGCCCATCCGGAACTGCGAGAATCCGCGCTCGTAGAGGTAGAGCGTGTAGAACAGGGTCGAGTTGCTCGGCCCGCCCCGGCCACCGCTGACGATGAACGCCGGGGTGAACGCCTGGAAGGCGTGGATCGTCTCCAGCACCAGGTTGAACAGGATGATCGGGGAGAGCATCGGCAGGGTCACCGAGCGGAAGGTGCGCCAGGCGCCGGAGCCGTCGACGGCGGCGGCGTCGTACAGCTCGGTCGGGATCTGCTTGAGCCCGGCCAGGAAGATCACCATCGGGGCGCCGAACTGCCAGACGGCCAGGATGATCAGCACGTAGAGCGCGTAGTCCGGCTCGTTGATCCAGCCGCCGGTGTCCCAGCCGAAGTTGCCGGTGACCGAGTCGACCACACCGGCGTCGGTGAACATCGCCCGCCAGACCAGCGCGATGGCCACCCCGGTGCCGAGCAGCGACGGGGCGTAGAAGGCCGATCGGTAGAAGCCCTGTCCGCGCCGCCTGCGGTTCAGCAGCAGGGCGACGGCGAGGGCGGCGGCCAGCTTCAGCGGTACGGAGACCAGTACGTACGTCGCGGTGACCCTGGCCGAGGCGAGGAACCGCGCGTCGTCGGCGAAGAGCCGCCGGTAGTTCTCCAGCCCGACCCACTCCGGCGAGGTGAACAGGTCGTAGTCGGTGAAGGAGAGGTAGAGCGAGGCGAGCATCGGTCCGACGGTCAGCAGCAGCGCCCCGAGCACCCAGGGGGAGAGGAAGAGGTACGCGATCCCGGGCCGGTTGCGTTGGTATCGGGGCCGGGCTCCGGCGGCGGTGCCGTCCGGCGCGGCGGGCCGGGGCGGCGGCCTGCGCAGGGTCCCAGTTGTCATGGTCGAATTCCCATCGGCTCCTGGTGGCCACGCCCGCGCCGGGCGGGGTGCGCGCCCCCGGGTGGCGAGGCGGTGTGATGAAACCATTCAACAAGCCGCACGAAGGTACCGCCGACGAGCGGAGCCTGTCAACGGAGGCTACCTCGACCAGCTTCGGGCCGGTGTGGGTCGGCCGATTGTCGGGGCGGTATGAATCGATTCAGTGTTTGAACCGCCGTCGATCAGGACCCCGGACGCCAACCCGGATCCCGGCCGAACGCCGCGACGAGCCGGTCCTGCGCGCTCGCCCCCGGCGGCACCGGTACGTCCGGCGCGGTCAGCCCGCTGTCCCGGTACATCGAGGTGTGCTCGGCGAACCAGCGGGCGCACTCGTCCACCCCGGCCGGGTCGAGCCCGGGCTCGACACCGATCGCGACCGCCAGGTCCCAGCCGTGCACCAGGTGCTCGGCCAGCAACTGGTGCAGGTACTCCCGACCCGGCGTCGGCCCGGCCGACAGCTCCACCGTGCGGTCCAGTACGCCCGGCTCGGAAACCGCCCGGCACGCCTGCTCGGCCGCGTCCCGGGCCGAGCCGGCCGGGTCGTCGCCGAGCAGGTCACCGGAGAACCGGTCGCCGACCTCGGCCAGCGACGCGCCGCCGAAGAGCGGCACAGACCAGCGCTCCTCCCCGACCACGTGGCCCACCAGAGCCCGGACGTCCCAGTCGGCACAGGGGGTGGCCGCGTCCCACCGGTCCGGCCCCACCTCGCCCACCCGGTCGGCGAAGTCCGCCACCGTCCGCCGGTACGTCGTCAGCAAGTCCATGCTGCGATTCTGCCCGGCGCCGCGCCCGTCCGCCGCCGAAGCGCGGGGTGTGCCGGGGCCGCCGGGGCCTCGGCCGGGACGGCCCGACCCCGTACCCGCTCAGTCCAGTTGGGCGGGGAGCAGCCCGAGTTCGCGGGCGACCGAGAGCCGGACCCACTCGGTGAGCTGCCGGCGCGGAATCACCCGGTCGTGCACCGCGAGCTGCACGGCGAGCCCGTCGATCAGGGCGTTGATCCGCCACGCGGCCCCGGCCGGGTCGTCGCAGCTGAACACCCCGTCGGTCACCCCGGCCGCGATCACCTCGCCGAGCCCCTCCCGGCGGCGCAGGTCCAGCCGCCGCGACACCTTCTCCAGCTCGGGGGTGCGCAGCGACTCCGACCAGCCGTCGATCCACATCGCCCAGGACCGGGACCGGCCCGGCGGGGCGTAGAGGCGGAGCAGCTTCTTCAACTTGGCCAGCGGGGTGGCGGGGGAGCGGAGCACCGCCTCGACCCGGGCCAGGTCCTGCTCGGCGGCGTACGCGAACGCCTGGGCGACCAGCCGCTCCTTGGTGGCGAAGTGGTAGAAGACCAGCGCCTGGCTCACCCCGGCGGCCTGGGCCACGTCCGCCGTACGCGTGTTGGCCAGCCCCCGCGTCGCGATCACGTCGCAGGCGGTGCGTAGTAGCGCATCCAGGCGCACCTCTGCCGCACGTCTCGTCACGCGGTTACGTTAGCCCATTCCGGCGAAGACAATAAGCTATCAACACGACGGATAAGTTACTAGCGGGTCAGACTGTCCACTAGCGCATCAGAAGCCGCACGCCCGGGTACCGGCACGCCGGCCATCGCCGCAGCACCGCCGCATCCGGGGGCCGATCGCGGGGCGGCGAAAGATCGGCA is from Micromonospora sp. WMMD1102 and encodes:
- a CDS encoding sugar ABC transporter permease, coding for MTTGTLRRPPPRPAAPDGTAAGARPRYQRNRPGIAYLFLSPWVLGALLLTVGPMLASLYLSFTDYDLFTSPEWVGLENYRRLFADDARFLASARVTATYVLVSVPLKLAAALAVALLLNRRRRGQGFYRSAFYAPSLLGTGVAIALVWRAMFTDAGVVDSVTGNFGWDTGGWINEPDYALYVLIILAVWQFGAPMVIFLAGLKQIPTELYDAAAVDGSGAWRTFRSVTLPMLSPIILFNLVLETIHAFQAFTPAFIVSGGRGGPSNSTLFYTLYLYERGFSQFRMGYASAMAWLLLLVIAIVTALFFGTSRRWVFYSGEDR
- a CDS encoding TIGR03086 family metal-binding protein, producing MDLLTTYRRTVADFADRVGEVGPDRWDAATPCADWDVRALVGHVVGEERWSVPLFGGASLAEVGDRFSGDLLGDDPAGSARDAAEQACRAVSEPGVLDRTVELSAGPTPGREYLHQLLAEHLVHGWDLAVAIGVEPGLDPAGVDECARWFAEHTSMYRDSGLTAPDVPVPPGASAQDRLVAAFGRDPGWRPGS
- a CDS encoding TetR family transcriptional regulator C-terminal domain-containing protein; translated protein: MTRRAAEVRLDALLRTACDVIATRGLANTRTADVAQAAGVSQALVFYHFATKERLVAQAFAYAAEQDLARVEAVLRSPATPLAKLKKLLRLYAPPGRSRSWAMWIDGWSESLRTPELEKVSRRLDLRRREGLGEVIAAGVTDGVFSCDDPAGAAWRINALIDGLAVQLAVHDRVIPRRQLTEWVRLSVARELGLLPAQLD